A DNA window from Microcystis aeruginosa NIES-843 contains the following coding sequences:
- a CDS encoding sulfurtransferase TusA family protein — translation MTLDLRGTPCPINFVRTKLQLEKMTAGERLEVWLDAGEPIEQVPTSLTVEGYQIESIEDRDSFFVLKVYRPDS, via the coding sequence ATGACTTTAGACCTGCGCGGCACTCCCTGCCCAATTAATTTTGTCCGAACAAAATTGCAATTAGAGAAAATGACCGCCGGGGAACGGTTGGAAGTCTGGTTAGATGCCGGGGAACCGATCGAACAGGTTCCCACTAGCCTGACAGTGGAGGGTTATCAGATAGAATCGATCGAGGACCGAGATAGCTTTTTTGTTCTCAAAGTCTATCGCCCCGATTCCTAA
- the dnaJ gene encoding molecular chaperone DnaJ: MPTDYYEILGVSRDAGKEDIKRAYRRLARKYHPDVNKEPGAEEHFKEINRAYEILSEPETRNRYDRFGEAGVSGGAAGFDPDNMGGFADIFETIFSGFGGMGGQATARRRTGPTRGEDLRLDFRLKFREAVFGGEKEIRIRHLETCQTCKGSGARPGTSSRTCTTCSGTGQVRRATRTPFGTFAQVSVCPTCDGAGEVIEEKCDVCGGSGRRQETKKLKITIPAGVDNGMKLRVAREGDAGLKGGPPGDLFVYLTVETDAEFQREGNDIKSDITISYIQAILGCTIKVNTVDGQEDLTIPAGTQPNTVLILENKGVPKLGNPVSRGDHRITVKISIPTRVTGEERELLEKLAKVRGETVGKGGIEGFLGNIFHK; the protein is encoded by the coding sequence GCCTATCGTCGTCTCGCCCGAAAATACCATCCCGATGTTAACAAAGAACCAGGAGCCGAGGAACACTTCAAAGAAATTAACCGCGCCTACGAAATTCTCTCGGAACCAGAAACCCGCAATCGTTATGACCGCTTTGGTGAAGCTGGGGTTTCTGGGGGCGCTGCCGGTTTTGATCCTGACAATATGGGCGGTTTCGCCGATATCTTTGAGACAATCTTTAGTGGTTTCGGGGGCATGGGCGGCCAAGCAACCGCCCGCCGACGCACAGGCCCTACCCGGGGCGAGGATTTACGTCTCGATTTTAGACTAAAATTCCGCGAGGCTGTCTTTGGCGGCGAAAAGGAAATCCGTATCCGTCATCTGGAAACCTGTCAAACCTGTAAAGGCAGTGGGGCCAGACCAGGAACCAGTTCCCGCACTTGTACTACTTGCAGTGGTACTGGTCAGGTGCGTCGCGCCACCCGTACTCCCTTCGGTACTTTTGCTCAAGTTTCGGTCTGTCCCACCTGTGACGGTGCTGGCGAAGTGATCGAGGAAAAATGCGACGTTTGCGGCGGTTCCGGACGCAGACAGGAAACCAAAAAACTGAAAATTACCATCCCCGCGGGGGTTGACAACGGCATGAAATTGCGCGTTGCCCGGGAAGGAGACGCCGGACTTAAAGGCGGGCCGCCGGGGGATTTATTCGTTTATCTAACCGTGGAAACAGATGCAGAATTTCAACGGGAAGGTAATGATATTAAATCGGATATCACCATTAGCTATATCCAAGCGATTTTAGGATGTACCATCAAAGTTAATACGGTAGATGGCCAAGAAGACCTGACTATCCCTGCCGGTACTCAACCGAACACCGTACTGATTTTAGAAAATAAAGGGGTTCCCAAATTAGGCAATCCCGTCAGCCGCGGTGATCATCGCATTACCGTTAAAATCTCGATTCCTACCCGTGTCACGGGAGAAGAACGGGAATTGCTGGAAAAATTAGCAAAAGTTCGCGGGGAAACCGTGGGGAAAGGCGGCATCGAGGGATTTTTAGGTAATATCTTCCATAAATAG